A section of the Campylobacter porcelli genome encodes:
- a CDS encoding TIGR00730 family Rossman fold protein, with protein sequence MKYITIFGSSRISSDSDYYKKSYEIATTLSKAGYGIITGGGGGIMEAANKGAFEAKGESIGINVILPNEQRLNPYCTKSLTLTSLSERKNALIKDSFAFIVLPGGFGTLDEVFEVMTLAQARVKRYKIIFVDSQFWSPLFEFFKQLLDGGLIEANSDFYKLLDSIDDILNFLDT encoded by the coding sequence ATGAAATATATAACAATTTTTGGCTCATCTAGAATTAGCAGTGATAGTGATTATTATAAAAAATCATATGAGATCGCCACTACTCTATCAAAGGCTGGTTATGGCATTATCACTGGCGGTGGTGGCGGTATTATGGAAGCGGCAAATAAAGGGGCATTTGAAGCTAAAGGGGAAAGTATAGGGATAAATGTGATTTTGCCTAATGAACAACGGCTAAATCCATATTGCACCAAATCATTAACTCTAACTAGCCTAAGTGAGCGTAAAAATGCTCTAATCAAAGATAGCTTTGCTTTTATTGTTTTACCTGGTGGATTTGGGACTTTAGATGAGGTTTTTGAGGTGATGACCTTAGCACAAGCTAGGGTAAAAAGATATAAAATTATATTTGTAGATAGTCAATTTTGGTCGCCACTTTTTGAATTTTTTAAGCAGTTGCTAGATGGTGGATTGATAGAGGCTAATAGCGATTTTTATAAATTATTAGATAGTATAGACGATATTCTAAACTTTTTAGATACTTAA
- a CDS encoding cupin domain-containing protein: protein MTKIGKNYKMISSQNAPRSEFHDELSLTGCEVSINHLKAGESVPFVHSHKQNEEVYVVIEGSGVLYIDGEEFEVSAGDILRIDPDGKRCFKASSNSDLKYICIQCKASSLEQFSDGDGILNTEKPSWL, encoded by the coding sequence ATGACAAAAATAGGTAAAAATTATAAGATGATCTCATCGCAAAACGCTCCTAGAAGCGAGTTTCACGATGAGTTAAGCTTAACAGGCTGTGAAGTATCCATAAACCACTTAAAAGCTGGAGAGAGTGTGCCTTTTGTCCATTCTCATAAGCAAAATGAAGAAGTTTATGTGGTGATTGAAGGGAGTGGAGTTTTGTATATAGATGGCGAGGAGTTTGAAGTTAGCGCTGGTGATATTTTGCGTATAGATCCAGATGGTAAAAGATGCTTTAAAGCAAGTTCTAATAGCGATTTAAAATATATCTGTATCCAATGTAAAGCTAGTAGCCTAGAGCAATTTAGCGATGGTGATGGCATATTAAATACAGAAAAACCAAGCTGGCTTTAA
- the mnmA gene encoding tRNA 2-thiouridine(34) synthase MnmA, producing the protein MKVLMALSGGVDSSMSAKFLQDQGYSVVGCYMMLHGREDYHKKNIENVKKVGEFLGIDTHVLDLQDTFKKEVYDLFVNSYKDGITPNPCAHCNRLIKFGALWEFAKSLGCDKIATGHYARIDNGLIKSAADESKDQSYFLANLDPKILSYIIFPLGDKFKVDIKAAAAQIPQISSLATQKESSEICFVETTYIDVLKQHYNTNLPGIVRNANGEAIGTHEGYMHYTIGKRKGFKITGAHDPHYVTAINASANEIIVGKKDDLECYSFKTRNFNNFTQQNDFDALVKIRYRSKPIPCVVHESNGVATVELKDNAGAVASGQLAVFYDDNQRVLASGFIA; encoded by the coding sequence GTGAAAGTTCTAATGGCATTAAGCGGTGGAGTAGATAGTTCAATGAGTGCGAAATTTCTACAAGATCAAGGCTATAGTGTAGTAGGTTGCTATATGATGTTACATGGCAGAGAGGATTATCATAAAAAAAATATTGAAAATGTAAAAAAGGTAGGCGAGTTTTTAGGTATTGATACCCATGTGCTTGATCTGCAAGATACATTTAAAAAAGAGGTTTATGATCTATTTGTAAATTCATATAAAGATGGAATCACCCCAAATCCTTGTGCTCATTGTAATAGGCTTATTAAATTTGGAGCCCTTTGGGAGTTTGCTAAGAGTCTTGGCTGCGATAAGATCGCTACTGGGCACTACGCTAGAATCGATAATGGCTTGATAAAATCAGCAGCCGATGAGAGTAAAGATCAAAGCTATTTTTTAGCCAATTTAGATCCAAAAATTCTATCTTATATAATATTTCCTCTTGGGGATAAATTTAAAGTTGATATAAAAGCCGCCGCTGCTCAAATACCGCAAATATCATCACTAGCTACGCAAAAAGAGAGTAGTGAAATATGCTTTGTTGAAACCACCTATATAGATGTATTAAAACAGCATTATAATACCAATTTACCAGGTATAGTGCGCAATGCAAATGGCGAAGCCATCGGTACGCATGAGGGCTATATGCACTATACGATTGGCAAACGAAAGGGCTTTAAAATCACAGGAGCACACGATCCACACTATGTAACAGCCATCAATGCTAGTGCTAATGAGATTATAGTAGGTAAAAAAGATGATTTAGAGTGCTATAGCTTTAAAACTCGCAATTTTAATAATTTTACGCAACAAAACGATTTTGACGCATTAGTCAAAATCAGATATAGATCTAAGCCGATACCATGTGTAGTCCATGAGAGCAATGGCGTTGCAACTGTGGAGCTAAAAGATAATGCTGGAGCCGTCGCAAGCGGTCAATTGGCAGTCTTTTATGATGATAATCAAAGAGTATTGGCAAGTGGATTTATAGCCTAA
- the ribD gene encoding bifunctional diaminohydroxyphosphoribosylaminopyrimidine deaminase/5-amino-6-(5-phosphoribosylamino)uracil reductase RibD: MSDEFYLSLAIDKAWNYQLLTYPNPAVGAVILDENGKILSICAHQKAGEAHAELNATKEALVAKDYRLKSLFDTTKDPNELYSLIIQNHQNLLRNSTYYVTLEPCAHQGKTPACANLLLAVGAKRVVIGSRDFGEHAKGGAKLLSDNGLEVVYGVCAKECDELLEPFLRWQSENFTFFKIALTQNAVATGGVISNLASRTHTHQIRSLVDLMVVGGNTVRTDRPILDARLASDKSPNILIYSSKDKFDSQIPLFNVPNREVYISNSLEFAFKQRFVMVEGGENFLKNLDFRIDWILIYRSNEFKIGSSLSLNLKLKIIHRTTLDDGELLWCKRVN; this comes from the coding sequence ATGAGTGATGAGTTTTATCTATCCTTAGCTATTGATAAAGCGTGGAATTATCAGCTTTTAACCTATCCTAATCCAGCTGTTGGGGCTGTGATTTTAGATGAGAATGGCAAGATTTTATCTATTTGCGCTCATCAAAAAGCAGGGGAGGCTCACGCTGAGCTAAATGCGACTAAAGAGGCCTTAGTGGCTAAAGATTATAGGCTAAAATCGCTTTTTGATACTACAAAAGATCCAAATGAGCTATATAGCCTAATCATTCAAAATCATCAAAATTTACTTCGCAATTCTACTTATTATGTTACGCTAGAGCCTTGCGCTCATCAAGGCAAGACCCCAGCTTGTGCTAATTTACTCCTTGCTGTAGGGGCAAAACGGGTTGTGATTGGCTCAAGGGATTTTGGCGAGCATGCTAAGGGCGGAGCTAAGCTCTTATCGGATAATGGCTTGGAGGTAGTTTATGGAGTTTGCGCTAAGGAGTGCGATGAGCTACTTGAGCCATTTCTTAGGTGGCAAAGTGAGAATTTTACATTTTTTAAAATCGCCTTAACGCAAAACGCGGTAGCAACTGGTGGAGTAATATCAAATTTAGCCAGCCGCACTCATACTCATCAAATTCGCTCTTTAGTTGATCTTATGGTTGTTGGTGGTAATACAGTTCGCACAGACAGACCGATTTTAGATGCTAGATTAGCTAGTGATAAATCTCCAAATATCTTAATATACTCATCTAAAGATAAATTTGATAGTCAAATTCCGCTTTTTAATGTGCCAAACAGGGAGGTTTATATCTCAAATTCATTAGAATTTGCTTTTAAGCAAAGATTTGTAATGGTTGAAGGTGGGGAGAATTTCTTAAAAAATTTGGATTTTAGGATAGATTGGATTTTGATATATCGCTCAAATGAGTTTAAAATTGGTAGTAGTTTGAGTTTAAATTTAAAATTAAAAATTATACATAGAACTACTCTTGATGATGGGGAGTTGCTTTGGTGTAAAAGGGTAAATTGA
- the rimP gene encoding ribosome maturation factor RimP produces MNLEELEKLLQGCGVSLYDTEIANENGRQIYRVYITKSGGVSLDDCEVVSKLLSPIYDVMPPVSWDWVLEVSSPGLERKLSKIDHFAKSIGEMAKITLNDKSQIIGKITSVNGDDIALSSDERSLSLNFNDIKKAKTFIQW; encoded by the coding sequence GTGAATTTAGAAGAGTTAGAAAAGTTATTACAAGGTTGTGGTGTATCCCTATATGATACAGAGATAGCAAACGAAAATGGGCGTCAAATTTATAGAGTTTATATAACTAAAAGCGGTGGAGTAAGCTTAGATGATTGCGAAGTAGTTAGTAAGCTTTTATCGCCTATTTATGATGTTATGCCGCCAGTTAGTTGGGATTGGGTTTTAGAAGTTTCTAGCCCAGGGCTTGAGAGAAAACTTAGTAAAATAGATCACTTTGCTAAAAGCATTGGCGAGATGGCAAAGATAACTTTAAATGATAAAAGTCAAATTATTGGTAAAATAACTAGCGTAAATGGCGATGATATAGCACTTAGTAGCGATGAAAGGAGCTTGAGTTTAAATTTTAATGATATTAAAAAAGCCAAAACTTTTATCCAGTGGTAG